The Streptomyces sp. Mut1 genome window below encodes:
- a CDS encoding AAA family ATPase: MLLRFRVANVRSLRDEQELSFVASEGTERELAAARETVLSDGQRLPVHTVLGIFGANASGKSNVIAALKSMKHAVMRSYADWTSYDGIPRDEFALDPKAAAQTSLYEADFVLDDGVRWTYGFELGARRVEAEWLYAYPKGRRQVWFERDADRDKDFDFPGERLHDRARLARTTRPDALLLTRAANDGHEQLTPVFDWFKNNLWDVTPETERTQREAYTAGMLLKSEDFRRRAEELLQVADLGIAGVEVERSPSGRPVIQLVHTGGGERTVLDWASESWGTRSWFALIGPLLLALDTGAVLLIDELDASLHSRFAAEVVRLFQAPWVNPKGAQLIFTGHDPSLLRTPGGGRLLEPGQLWLTEKDGNGATELSSVADWEPTDEEDLMASYLAGSFGAVPKVSEGQIGRRLVRTDDLARMEAEEG, encoded by the coding sequence ATGCTGCTGAGATTCCGGGTGGCGAACGTCCGGTCGCTGCGCGACGAGCAGGAACTGTCGTTCGTCGCGTCCGAGGGGACCGAGAGGGAGCTGGCCGCGGCTCGCGAGACGGTGCTCTCCGACGGGCAGCGCCTTCCTGTTCACACCGTGCTCGGAATCTTCGGGGCCAACGCCTCCGGCAAGTCCAACGTGATCGCCGCGCTGAAGAGCATGAAGCACGCCGTCATGCGCTCCTACGCCGACTGGACCTCCTACGACGGAATCCCCCGCGACGAGTTCGCCCTCGATCCCAAGGCAGCGGCACAAACATCCCTGTACGAGGCGGACTTCGTCCTGGATGACGGTGTCCGCTGGACGTACGGATTCGAGCTGGGCGCGCGCCGGGTCGAAGCGGAATGGCTCTACGCCTACCCCAAGGGCCGTCGCCAGGTCTGGTTCGAGCGGGACGCAGACCGTGACAAGGACTTCGACTTCCCCGGCGAGAGGCTTCACGACCGGGCCCGGCTGGCCCGTACGACGCGGCCGGACGCCCTCCTCCTGACACGGGCGGCCAACGACGGCCACGAGCAGCTGACCCCGGTCTTCGACTGGTTCAAGAACAACCTCTGGGACGTCACGCCCGAGACGGAGCGCACCCAGCGCGAGGCCTACACGGCCGGGATGCTGCTGAAGAGCGAAGACTTCAGGCGCCGGGCCGAGGAACTACTACAGGTGGCCGATCTGGGTATCGCGGGCGTGGAGGTCGAGCGGTCGCCGTCCGGCCGCCCGGTCATCCAGCTGGTCCATACCGGCGGCGGAGAACGCACCGTACTGGACTGGGCCTCCGAGTCCTGGGGCACCCGCTCCTGGTTCGCCCTGATCGGCCCGCTCCTGCTTGCTCTCGACACCGGCGCGGTCCTGCTCATCGACGAGCTGGACGCGAGCCTGCACTCGCGCTTCGCAGCAGAGGTCGTACGCCTCTTCCAGGCACCGTGGGTGAACCCCAAGGGCGCCCAGCTGATCTTCACCGGCCACGACCCCTCCCTGCTGCGGACGCCCGGTGGCGGCCGGCTCCTGGAGCCGGGGCAGCTGTGGCTCACGGAGAAGGACGGGAACGGGGCCACGGAGCTGTCGTCGGTCGCCGACTGGGAGCCGACGGACGAGGAGGACCTCATGGCGTCGTATCTCGCCGGGTCCTTCGGCGCGGTGCCGAAGGTCTCCGAGGGGCAGATCGGGCGACGGCTGGTGCGGACGGACGACTTGGCGCGGATGGAGGCGGAAGAAGGCTGA
- a CDS encoding diacylglycerol kinase — MSAAQPPGNGAPHLLVVIDPVARRTDGESVRIAKDVLSAGSHAKICLPDSPGEFVRALSRRGGRRPVVIGDDRALRRAVSLLHREREPAMNALSLVPVGVSATLELAHSLGVPTGTVAAARTALDGAERRLDLLVDDSDGVVLGALRIPALNGAPGAATGRSGVTAVWDSCRSLVRTLVRPAPPEPSAAASTHRLRVEADGVVLNDLDRPVASVTVTSGRGADGVAEVTIDAPDGAPVTTRAKAVTVSGADFRYRADIQVGGPVRTRTWTVRAGAWGLILPAR; from the coding sequence GTGTCGGCTGCCCAGCCCCCCGGTAACGGTGCGCCCCATCTGCTGGTGGTGATCGATCCGGTCGCCCGCCGCACGGACGGCGAGTCCGTCCGCATCGCCAAGGACGTGCTGAGCGCCGGCTCGCACGCCAAGATCTGCCTCCCGGACAGCCCCGGGGAATTCGTCCGGGCCCTGTCCCGGCGGGGCGGCCGGCGGCCGGTGGTCATAGGCGACGACCGGGCGCTGCGGCGCGCGGTGTCCCTGCTGCACCGGGAGCGGGAACCGGCCATGAACGCGCTCTCACTGGTACCGGTCGGCGTGTCGGCCACCCTGGAACTCGCGCATTCGCTCGGCGTGCCGACGGGCACGGTGGCGGCGGCGCGCACAGCCCTGGACGGGGCGGAGCGCCGTCTGGACCTGCTCGTCGACGACAGCGACGGCGTGGTCCTGGGGGCGCTGCGCATCCCCGCCCTGAACGGCGCCCCGGGCGCCGCCACCGGCCGCTCGGGCGTCACAGCGGTCTGGGACAGCTGCCGCTCCCTGGTCCGCACCCTGGTGCGTCCCGCGCCCCCGGAGCCGTCCGCCGCCGCCTCGACGCACCGGCTGCGCGTGGAGGCCGACGGTGTCGTGCTGAACGATCTGGACCGCCCGGTCGCCTCGGTGACGGTGACCTCCGGGCGCGGTGCCGACGGCGTGGCCGAGGTGACGATCGACGCGCCGGACGGCGCCCCGGTCACCACCAGGGCCAAGGCCGTCACGGTCTCGGGGGCGGATTTCCGCTACCGGGCGGACATACAGGTCGGCGGGCCGGTGCGGACGCGGACCTGGACGGTGCGGGCGGGGGCCTGGGGGCTGATACTTCCGGCGCGGTAG
- a CDS encoding cytochrome P450, producing the protein MEQPSASPGPFDPWSAAFVADPYPAYAELRATGRAHYFAATDQWLVPHHADVSALLRDRRLGRTYLHRFTHEEFGRTPPPPEHEPFETLNGQGLLDLEPPDHTRIRRLVSKAFTPRTVEQLVPTVRRLAAGLVDDFVEQGGGDLLSAVAEPLPVAVIAEMLGIPESDRAPLRPWSAAICGMFELNPSEETARAAVRASLEFSAYLRGLIAERRTDPGPDLISALVAAHDEGERLTEQEMVSTCVLLLNAGHEATVNTTANGWWTLLRHPEQLAALRADHGLLPTALEELMRYDTPLQMFERWVLDDIEVGGTVIPRGSEVALLFGSANRDPARFTDPDTLDLARRENPHVTFGAGIHFCLGAPLARVELAASFGELLRKAPGLRLVAEPEWNPGYVIRGVKELRVEL; encoded by the coding sequence ATGGAACAGCCCAGCGCGTCCCCCGGCCCGTTCGACCCCTGGTCGGCGGCGTTCGTCGCCGATCCGTACCCCGCCTACGCCGAGCTGCGGGCCACCGGCCGCGCACACTACTTCGCCGCCACCGACCAGTGGCTCGTCCCGCACCACGCCGATGTCTCGGCACTGCTGCGGGACCGGCGGCTGGGGCGGACGTATCTGCACCGGTTCACCCACGAGGAGTTCGGCCGGACGCCCCCGCCCCCCGAGCACGAGCCGTTCGAGACGCTCAACGGGCAGGGGCTGCTGGACCTCGAACCGCCGGACCACACCCGCATCCGGCGCCTGGTCTCCAAGGCCTTCACCCCGCGCACCGTCGAACAGCTCGTCCCGACGGTGCGGCGGCTGGCCGCCGGGCTCGTCGACGACTTCGTCGAGCAGGGCGGGGGCGATCTGCTCTCGGCCGTCGCCGAGCCGCTGCCGGTCGCCGTGATCGCCGAGATGCTGGGCATCCCGGAGTCCGACCGGGCGCCGCTGCGGCCCTGGTCGGCCGCGATCTGCGGAATGTTCGAGCTCAACCCCTCCGAGGAGACCGCCCGCGCCGCCGTCCGCGCCTCCCTGGAGTTCTCCGCGTACCTGCGCGGGCTGATCGCCGAGCGGCGTACCGACCCGGGCCCGGACCTGATCTCCGCGCTCGTCGCCGCCCATGACGAGGGCGAGCGGCTGACCGAGCAGGAGATGGTCTCCACCTGCGTCCTGCTGCTGAACGCCGGGCACGAGGCCACCGTCAACACCACGGCCAACGGCTGGTGGACCCTGCTGCGCCACCCCGAGCAGCTGGCCGCCCTGCGCGCCGACCACGGTCTCCTGCCGACGGCACTCGAAGAGCTGATGCGGTACGACACGCCGCTCCAGATGTTCGAGCGCTGGGTGCTGGACGACATCGAGGTCGGCGGCACGGTCATTCCGCGCGGCTCCGAGGTGGCCCTGCTCTTCGGCTCGGCCAACCGCGACCCGGCCCGCTTCACGGACCCGGACACGCTGGACCTCGCCCGCCGGGAGAACCCGCACGTCACCTTCGGCGCCGGCATCCACTTCTGCCTCGGCGCCCCGCTGGCCCGCGTCGAGCTGGCCGCGTCCTTCGGCGAACTGCTGCGCAAGGCCCCCGGCCTGCGGCTGGTCGCGGAACCGGAGTGGAACCCGGGCTACGTCATCCGGGGCGTGAAGGAGCTGCGGGTCGAGCTGTGA
- a CDS encoding helix-turn-helix domain-containing protein codes for MPVRKPPTARKRRLGAELRRMREHVGLSLTDAAALHRVDKTAISNTESARFGVSADRVRVWASNYSSPDQAYVDALADMARERAGSNWWDEFRDSIASFMLDLVELEHHAVSLRHVQITHLPGLLQHEDYARAVFGEAVPPLSSEAMDLQVDFRMRRRALLDRENPPDCSFLLHEAALRMLFGDRAVVRGQLEELLKYSERDAVTLRVIPFAAGGFPSAGSSTMYASGPVRQLDTVQIDVPNSVTFLDAETHLTNYRAVLDRMETRSLEPKQSRDFIRRVLHEL; via the coding sequence GTGCCGGTCAGAAAGCCACCCACCGCCCGAAAGCGCCGCCTCGGCGCGGAGCTCCGGCGGATGCGGGAGCACGTCGGGCTGTCCCTCACCGATGCCGCCGCGCTGCATCGCGTGGACAAGACGGCGATCAGTAACACCGAGTCCGCGCGGTTCGGTGTCAGTGCCGACCGTGTGCGCGTGTGGGCGTCGAACTACTCCTCCCCCGACCAGGCTTACGTGGACGCGCTCGCCGACATGGCCCGTGAGCGGGCCGGGTCGAACTGGTGGGACGAGTTCCGGGACTCGATCGCCTCGTTCATGCTGGACTTGGTGGAGTTGGAGCACCATGCCGTCTCGCTGCGGCACGTACAGATCACGCACCTGCCCGGCCTGTTGCAGCACGAGGACTACGCCCGTGCCGTCTTCGGTGAGGCCGTGCCTCCGCTGAGCTCGGAGGCGATGGACCTCCAGGTGGACTTCAGGATGCGGCGTCGGGCGCTGCTCGACAGGGAGAATCCGCCTGACTGTTCGTTCCTGCTCCACGAAGCCGCGCTGCGGATGCTCTTCGGTGACCGGGCCGTTGTGCGGGGGCAGTTGGAGGAGCTGTTGAAGTACTCGGAGCGGGACGCGGTGACGTTGCGTGTCATCCCGTTCGCTGCTGGCGGGTTCCCCAGTGCCGGCAGCTCGACCATGTACGCGAGCGGTCCGGTGCGCCAGCTGGACACCGTGCAGATCGACGTCCCGAACAGCGTCACGTTCCTCGATGCCGAGACCCATCTGACCAACTACCGTGCCGTGCTGGATCGCATGGAGACGCGCTCACTTGAACCGAAGCAGTCGCGCGACTTCATCCGCAGGGTGCTGCACGAGCTATGA
- a CDS encoding RloB family protein produces the protein MYIFTEGEVTEPEYIDIILKHGTPVAPGRSVDHHFENENAVGKHRKPYAMVKDAVITLRKVQREAKDAGLTADDWNYPQVWVLFDRDDHLNILEARQLADKHGIKIAYSHPCFELWRLLHYTNYTSSFGGVCGDANSRLRSRPGFAATYGRNIRTVSEQQSKHMREDQVLSTDKEQRRYKDARKYAKAINARVETANPEKWDPFTDVWSFVEEGLLLSGY, from the coding sequence GTGTACATCTTCACCGAGGGCGAGGTCACCGAGCCCGAGTACATCGACATCATCTTGAAGCACGGCACGCCGGTGGCTCCGGGCCGCAGTGTGGATCACCACTTCGAGAACGAGAACGCCGTCGGCAAACACCGCAAGCCGTACGCGATGGTCAAAGATGCCGTCATCACGCTGCGCAAGGTCCAGCGCGAGGCCAAGGACGCCGGGCTGACGGCCGACGACTGGAACTACCCGCAGGTGTGGGTCCTCTTCGACCGCGACGACCACCTGAACATCCTTGAGGCCAGGCAACTCGCGGACAAGCACGGCATCAAGATCGCCTACTCGCACCCCTGTTTCGAGCTCTGGCGCCTCCTGCACTACACGAACTACACCAGCAGCTTCGGCGGTGTCTGCGGCGACGCGAACAGCAGGCTCCGCTCCCGTCCCGGCTTCGCGGCGACGTACGGCCGCAACATTCGTACCGTCTCCGAGCAACAGTCCAAGCACATGCGCGAGGACCAGGTGCTGAGCACGGACAAGGAGCAGCGGCGGTACAAGGACGCCAGGAAATACGCAAAGGCGATCAACGCTCGCGTCGAAACGGCCAATCCTGAGAAGTGGGATCCGTTCACCGACGTCTGGAGTTTCGTTGAGGAAGGTCTGCTCCTCAGCGGCTACTAG
- a CDS encoding type I restriction-modification system subunit M, producing MAKLTLDQLERHLFAAADILRGTMDAAEYRDFLLVLLFLKRVNDEFEAAYDRIVAEEKAGGASEEEAREDAEDHRRYTADRIMYVPEEARWSRLAGAVDDVATSYLQPALDALEGQKGNEGLRGLFGQVNFNRIGGGGGTGTSAAKLADKRLSALIGHFGSLRLRGEDLEFPDVIGAAYEYLLKDFADSAGSKGGEFYTPRAVVRMMVELARPQANQHVYDPCVGSGGMLIHTKEYIEEHGGDTEDLALAGQDANNGSWVMATMNMLFHGASDFDLRIGDTLTNPMHLDKSYDVVLSNPPFSMDYKVADLPPGLEDRMKYGHTSEKGKADLMFLQHMLYMVEGRGGSVFTVMPHGVLFRSGAEGDIRAKLIEADLLEAVIGLPSNIFYGTGIPACVLVLRAKGRKHVDRQGKVLFINADREYHSERAQNVLLPEHVEKIVSTFHDAVGDGSGVPRFARWVKREELAENAYNLNIRRYVDNTPPPEPQDVRAHLTGGVPTSEIEAEDKAKVLEAYGVGVTDLFAERENDSAYVDFLPEDERPDADRLTALAEGRERELWDAFDKWWAVETGQIASLAPHEGDDRTEFEKRSQLARLRADLIASFRQRLLNVDLLDRYALSGAVAGWWQDARNELKALASNGFKGVVEGWVDTVETLLEPEPNPWTGGARKRSGAERRQAYGHKVVARIAPDFLRELAEADKVKAKLDVKVKAAEEAEAARAAAAAGVAGEDGEEPGGLDPAVAEALLSEPELKKLKKERTAAGKAVKALEEAFYPLDGMGGALRRQRAKVVEPASAAGQTALAVMVAPEADEERSTPVLHKVRDALTESAAGEIVLGILRDDLASKLEGHVVRRRRELVDVYLGWERKYLVSLRDIEARREAAAERLDGFLEELGYVS from the coding sequence GTGGCCAAGCTCACGCTCGATCAACTGGAGCGTCATCTCTTCGCTGCCGCAGACATCCTGCGCGGCACCATGGACGCTGCCGAGTACCGCGACTTCCTCTTGGTCCTGCTGTTCCTGAAGCGGGTGAACGACGAGTTCGAGGCCGCCTACGACCGGATCGTCGCCGAGGAGAAGGCCGGGGGCGCGAGTGAGGAGGAGGCCAGGGAGGACGCGGAGGACCACCGCCGCTACACGGCCGACCGGATCATGTACGTCCCCGAGGAGGCCCGCTGGTCCCGGCTGGCCGGAGCGGTGGACGACGTGGCCACGAGCTACCTCCAGCCCGCGCTGGACGCCCTGGAGGGCCAGAAGGGCAACGAAGGGCTCCGCGGTCTCTTCGGACAGGTCAACTTCAACCGGATCGGTGGCGGCGGAGGCACCGGAACCTCGGCGGCCAAGCTCGCGGACAAACGGCTCTCCGCACTCATCGGTCACTTCGGGAGCCTGCGGCTGAGGGGCGAGGACCTTGAGTTCCCGGACGTCATCGGCGCGGCGTACGAGTACCTGCTGAAGGACTTCGCGGACTCGGCCGGTTCCAAGGGCGGTGAGTTCTACACCCCGCGTGCGGTGGTCCGCATGATGGTCGAGCTGGCGCGCCCGCAGGCCAACCAGCATGTGTACGACCCGTGCGTCGGCTCCGGTGGAATGCTCATCCACACCAAGGAGTACATCGAGGAGCACGGCGGCGACACCGAGGACCTGGCCCTGGCCGGGCAGGACGCCAACAACGGCTCCTGGGTCATGGCCACGATGAACATGCTGTTCCACGGCGCCAGCGACTTCGACCTGCGGATCGGGGACACGCTCACCAACCCGATGCACCTCGACAAGTCGTACGACGTGGTGCTCAGCAACCCGCCCTTCTCCATGGACTACAAGGTGGCCGACCTGCCGCCCGGTCTCGAAGACCGCATGAAGTACGGCCACACCTCGGAAAAGGGCAAGGCCGACCTGATGTTCCTGCAGCACATGCTGTACATGGTGGAGGGGCGCGGTGGCTCCGTCTTCACCGTGATGCCGCACGGCGTGCTGTTCCGCAGCGGCGCTGAGGGCGACATCCGGGCCAAGCTCATCGAGGCCGACCTGCTGGAGGCCGTGATCGGCCTGCCGTCCAACATCTTCTACGGCACCGGCATCCCCGCCTGCGTGCTGGTGCTGCGCGCCAAGGGCCGGAAGCACGTGGACCGGCAGGGCAAGGTGCTCTTCATCAACGCCGACCGCGAGTACCACTCCGAGCGCGCGCAGAACGTGCTGCTGCCTGAGCATGTGGAGAAGATCGTCTCCACGTTCCACGACGCGGTGGGGGACGGCTCGGGGGTACCCCGGTTCGCCCGCTGGGTGAAGCGGGAGGAGCTGGCGGAGAACGCGTACAACCTCAACATCCGCCGCTACGTCGACAACACCCCGCCGCCCGAGCCGCAGGACGTCCGCGCGCATCTGACGGGCGGGGTGCCGACATCGGAGATCGAGGCCGAGGACAAGGCGAAGGTGCTGGAGGCGTACGGGGTCGGGGTGACCGATCTGTTCGCGGAGCGGGAGAACGACTCCGCGTACGTCGACTTCCTGCCGGAGGACGAACGGCCGGACGCCGACCGGCTGACCGCGCTGGCCGAGGGCCGGGAGCGGGAGTTGTGGGACGCGTTCGACAAGTGGTGGGCGGTGGAGACCGGACAGATCGCGTCCCTGGCCCCGCATGAGGGCGACGACCGCACGGAGTTCGAGAAGCGGTCGCAGCTCGCCCGGCTGCGTGCCGACCTGATCGCCTCGTTCCGTCAGCGGCTGCTGAACGTTGACCTGCTGGACCGCTATGCCCTCTCGGGGGCGGTCGCCGGGTGGTGGCAGGACGCCAGGAACGAGCTCAAGGCCTTGGCCAGCAATGGCTTCAAGGGTGTCGTCGAGGGCTGGGTCGACACGGTCGAGACGCTGCTCGAACCGGAGCCGAACCCGTGGACGGGCGGCGCACGCAAACGCTCGGGCGCGGAGCGCCGCCAGGCGTACGGCCACAAGGTGGTGGCCCGGATCGCCCCGGACTTCCTGCGCGAGCTGGCCGAGGCGGACAAGGTCAAGGCGAAGCTGGACGTGAAGGTGAAGGCGGCCGAGGAGGCGGAGGCCGCGCGGGCTGCTGCTGCGGCGGGCGTTGCGGGGGAGGACGGCGAGGAGCCGGGGGGCCTTGATCCGGCGGTGGCGGAGGCGCTGCTGAGCGAGCCCGAGCTGAAGAAGCTCAAGAAGGAGCGGACGGCGGCGGGCAAGGCGGTGAAGGCGCTGGAGGAGGCGTTCTATCCGTTGGATGGGATGGGGGGTGCGCTGCGGAGGCAGCGGGCGAAGGTTGTGGAGCCTGCTTCGGCCGCTGGGCAGACCGCGCTTGCGGTCATGGTCGCCCCTGAAGCCGATGAGGAGAGGTCCACGCCTGTGCTGCACAAGGTGCGGGACGCTCTGACGGAGTCGGCGGCCGGCGAGATCGTTCTCGGCATCCTCCGGGATGACCTGGCTTCGAAGTTGGAGGGTCATGTGGTGCGTCGGCGACGGGAGTTGGTCGATGTGTACTTGGGCTGGGAGCGGAAGTACCTGGTGTCGCTGCGGGATATTGAGGCGCGGCGCGAGGCTGCGGCGGAGCGGCTGGACGGGTTTCTGGAGGAGTTGGGTTATGTCAGTTGA
- a CDS encoding restriction endonuclease subunit S, which translates to MSVDLEWETAPLSSRLVRIDAGHSPDLPDAPAGAGDWGVLKVSAVHKDGFRPRENKAVGLVSGLIDSRYEVQPGDLLFSRANTPELVGASCIAIETPERLMLSDKTLRLVLDPDAADAHFVNICLSSPSLRRQIGLASSGSSRSMQNISQRAIRNFLLKWPTLKVQRRIVEILDAVSESERAVQAIISKLRTVRGGIALHGMESIMSSEVPSDWERVALREVVPSVDYGISVALDDDSRGVATLRMNNLLDGRPELGDLRYCPQDVQTKPLLRVGDVLFNRTNSIEHVGKSALWGGEIEKATFASYLVRLNPDFARLNPGYLVEWLQHPAIRQRVRSIATVAVQQVNVNPGRLRDLLIDFPTDLQKQAEIVASLEVCDRQISVERESLAKIRVMKQGISDALLNGGMGKLDRLTKAAESGAL; encoded by the coding sequence ATGTCAGTTGACCTCGAATGGGAGACCGCGCCCCTAAGTAGTCGACTTGTTCGCATTGATGCTGGGCATAGCCCTGACTTGCCTGATGCGCCTGCTGGAGCTGGCGATTGGGGGGTTCTGAAGGTCAGTGCCGTCCACAAGGATGGTTTTCGGCCGAGAGAGAACAAGGCTGTTGGGTTGGTCTCAGGGCTTATCGACTCTCGCTACGAAGTTCAACCTGGCGATCTGCTTTTCTCTCGCGCGAACACTCCGGAACTCGTTGGTGCGTCTTGTATTGCGATCGAGACACCTGAGCGTTTGATGCTCTCGGACAAGACGCTGCGTCTGGTACTTGATCCGGATGCAGCAGACGCCCATTTCGTGAACATTTGCCTGTCTAGTCCTTCCCTGAGACGTCAGATCGGATTGGCTTCTTCAGGTAGCAGTCGAAGCATGCAGAATATCTCGCAGCGGGCGATTAGGAATTTTCTTCTGAAGTGGCCGACGCTGAAAGTGCAGCGTCGCATCGTTGAGATTCTGGATGCGGTCAGCGAATCGGAGCGGGCAGTTCAGGCAATAATCTCCAAGCTTCGAACAGTGCGGGGTGGAATCGCGCTGCACGGAATGGAGTCGATAATGTCCAGTGAGGTACCATCTGATTGGGAGCGGGTAGCCCTTCGTGAGGTTGTGCCTTCAGTGGACTATGGGATTTCCGTTGCGCTGGACGATGACAGCCGAGGCGTCGCTACACTCCGGATGAACAACCTCTTGGACGGGCGCCCTGAGCTCGGAGATCTCCGGTACTGCCCGCAGGATGTGCAAACCAAGCCCCTTCTGCGGGTGGGGGATGTGCTCTTCAACAGAACGAACAGCATTGAGCACGTCGGAAAGTCTGCGCTCTGGGGTGGGGAGATCGAAAAGGCGACGTTTGCCTCCTATCTGGTGCGCTTGAACCCAGATTTCGCAAGGCTCAACCCTGGCTACCTTGTCGAATGGCTCCAGCACCCCGCGATCCGTCAACGTGTGCGCTCGATCGCAACAGTCGCAGTTCAGCAGGTGAATGTTAATCCCGGGAGACTCCGGGACCTACTCATCGATTTTCCGACTGACTTGCAGAAGCAGGCGGAAATTGTTGCGAGCCTGGAAGTCTGCGATCGCCAAATCTCCGTAGAGCGTGAAAGTCTGGCCAAGATTCGAGTGATGAAGCAGGGAATCTCCGATGCGTTGCTCAATGGCGGAATGGGTAAGCTCGACCGCCTGACGAAGGCCGCAGAGTCGGGTGCGCTGTAG
- a CDS encoding adenylosuccinate synthase, with the protein MPALVLLGAQWGDEGKGKATDLLGGSVDYVVRYQGGNNAGHTVVVGDQKYALHLLPSGILSPGCTPVIGNGVVVDPAVLLSELSGLNDRGVDTSKLLISGNAHLITPYNVTVDKVTERFLGKRKIGTTGRGIGPTYADKINRVGIRVQDLYDESILEQKVEAALEQKNQLLAKVFNRRAIEAGKVVEDMLQYAEQIKPYVADTTLILNDAIDAGKVVLFEGGQGTLLDVDHGTYPFVTSSNPTAGGACTGSGVGPTKISRVIGILKAYTTRVGAGPFPTELLDEDGEALRRIGGERGVTTGRDRRCGWFDAVIARYATRVNGLTDFFLTKLDVLTGWEQIPVCVAYEIDGKRVEELPYSQTDFHHAKPVYEMLPGWSEDITKAKTFADLPKNAQAYVKALEEMSGAPISAIGVGPGRTETIEINSFL; encoded by the coding sequence GTGCCCGCACTTGTGCTGCTCGGTGCTCAGTGGGGTGACGAGGGCAAGGGAAAGGCCACCGACCTCCTCGGTGGATCCGTGGACTACGTGGTGCGCTACCAAGGCGGCAACAACGCCGGTCACACGGTCGTCGTCGGCGACCAGAAGTACGCACTGCATCTCCTCCCCTCCGGAATCCTGTCACCGGGATGTACCCCGGTCATCGGTAACGGTGTCGTCGTCGACCCGGCGGTCCTGCTCTCCGAGCTGAGTGGGCTGAACGACCGCGGCGTGGACACGTCGAAGCTGCTGATCAGCGGCAACGCCCATTTGATCACCCCGTACAACGTCACCGTCGACAAGGTGACGGAACGGTTCCTCGGGAAGCGCAAGATCGGCACGACCGGGCGCGGTATCGGCCCGACGTATGCCGACAAGATCAACCGCGTCGGCATCCGCGTCCAGGACCTCTACGACGAGTCGATCCTGGAGCAGAAGGTCGAGGCGGCCCTGGAGCAGAAGAACCAGCTCCTGGCCAAGGTCTTCAACCGGCGCGCCATCGAGGCCGGCAAGGTCGTCGAGGACATGCTCCAGTACGCGGAGCAGATCAAGCCCTACGTCGCCGACACGACGCTGATCCTGAACGACGCCATCGACGCGGGCAAGGTCGTCCTCTTCGAGGGCGGTCAGGGCACGCTGCTCGACGTCGACCACGGCACGTACCCCTTCGTCACCTCCTCGAACCCGACCGCAGGCGGCGCCTGCACCGGTTCCGGTGTGGGGCCGACCAAGATCAGCCGGGTCATCGGCATCCTCAAGGCCTACACCACCCGCGTCGGCGCCGGCCCGTTCCCGACGGAGCTGCTGGACGAGGACGGCGAGGCGCTGCGCCGGATCGGCGGCGAGCGCGGTGTCACCACCGGTCGCGACCGCCGCTGCGGCTGGTTCGACGCGGTCATCGCGCGGTACGCGACCCGGGTCAACGGTCTCACCGACTTCTTCCTCACCAAGCTGGACGTGCTGACCGGCTGGGAGCAGATCCCGGTGTGCGTGGCGTACGAGATCGACGGCAAGCGCGTCGAGGAGCTCCCGTACAGCCAGACCGACTTCCACCACGCGAAGCCGGTCTACGAGATGCTCCCGGGCTGGTCCGAGGACATCACGAAGGCGAAGACCTTCGCCGACCTGCCGAAGAACGCGCAGGCGTACGTGAAGGCGCTGGAGGAGATGTCCGGCGCCCCGATCTCCGCGATCGGCGTCGGCCCCGGCCGGACCGAGACCATCGAGATCAACTCGTTCCTGTAG